A single region of the Chryseobacterium culicis genome encodes:
- a CDS encoding DoxX family protein: protein MKTIVSNLEKNTNTIYIICRILIGLFFFVAGFNKLFHPIFQGYMFNTISTIGFPFPQFTANFTAFCECVFGLFLMLGFWTRISSVFLIIIILVALFTHDLGSIPKELIPIKPETGIYEMDPFTWLGYFLYLPQMLYLLFLLLFLFQGCTGFGIDRFQKTKSGNS, encoded by the coding sequence ATGAAAACAATAGTATCAAACCTCGAAAAAAATACGAATACCATCTATATAATATGCAGAATATTAATTGGATTATTCTTTTTTGTAGCAGGCTTTAACAAGCTTTTTCATCCTATTTTCCAGGGATATATGTTCAATACCATCAGTACCATAGGATTTCCTTTTCCTCAGTTTACGGCCAATTTCACCGCCTTTTGTGAATGTGTCTTTGGTTTATTTCTAATGCTGGGTTTTTGGACGAGAATAAGCTCCGTATTTTTAATCATTATTATACTTGTTGCTTTATTTACCCATGACCTGGGCTCAATTCCTAAGGAACTTATTCCTATCAAACCCGAAACCGGAATTTATGAAATGGATCCTTTTACATGGCTTGGCTATTTTCTATACCTGCCTCAAATGTTATATCTCCTGTTTTTACTTCTGTTTTTGTTTCAGGGGTGCACAGGATTTGGAATTGATCGTTTCCAAAAAACAAAATCTGGAAATAGTTAA